The Halogranum gelatinilyticum genome contains a region encoding:
- a CDS encoding HVO_0476 family zinc finger protein, with translation MSHPGPDAGERVALACPSCSPYEETVHEVLKPGGHVTVRCTDCSHVHKEKVTIEKTVETEVIVSQEGDSFRTTVDVPQEETLAAGEEFIVDTPEAIMQVRITSLEVGEERRADEADIEDIDTIWTRVVDNVSVNVTVNPKEGTKDHTKSLKVQVPGDYEFVIGETEEFGDEKFYVKAIQVRKDAPSYRHGKLDHEGDMVYAKDVKRLYGTDKSTSAWSAW, from the coding sequence ATGAGCCATCCAGGTCCCGACGCCGGCGAGCGCGTCGCCCTCGCCTGTCCGTCGTGTTCTCCCTACGAGGAGACCGTCCACGAGGTGTTGAAACCCGGCGGTCACGTGACCGTCCGGTGTACCGACTGCAGCCACGTCCACAAGGAGAAGGTCACCATCGAGAAGACCGTCGAGACGGAGGTCATCGTCTCCCAGGAGGGTGACTCCTTCCGGACGACCGTCGACGTCCCCCAAGAGGAGACCCTCGCCGCCGGTGAGGAGTTCATCGTCGACACGCCCGAGGCAATCATGCAGGTGCGCATCACGTCGCTCGAAGTCGGCGAAGAACGGCGTGCCGACGAGGCCGACATCGAAGACATCGACACCATCTGGACCCGCGTCGTCGACAACGTCTCTGTCAACGTCACGGTCAACCCCAAGGAGGGAACCAAGGACCACACGAAGAGTCTGAAGGTGCAGGTCCCCGGCGACTACGAGTTCGTCATCGGCGAGACCGAGGAGTTCGGCGACGAGAAGTTCTACGTGAAGGCCATCCAGGTCCGCAAGGACGCTCCGAGCTACCGTCACGGCAAGCTCGACCACGAGGGCGACATGGTCTACGCGAAGGACGTCAAGCGTCTCTACGGCACCGACAAGTCCACCTCCGCCTGGTCCGCCTGGTAA
- a CDS encoding metallophosphoesterase — protein MLVGLCSDTHDNLDLVNAAVDYFTEQDVDAVVHCGDIVAPFSATPFDADFEFYAARGNNDGEWALANVVDDFGTYLGEFGALELDGVDVAVYHGTSEGIVDALVASGDYDYVVRGHTHQRVHEERDGTVHVNPGGLPISGADDDYSVATLDTETGDIDFQKIG, from the coding sequence ATGCTCGTCGGACTCTGCTCGGACACCCACGACAACCTCGACCTCGTCAATGCGGCAGTCGACTATTTCACCGAACAGGACGTCGACGCCGTCGTCCACTGCGGCGACATCGTCGCGCCCTTCTCGGCGACGCCGTTCGACGCCGACTTCGAGTTCTACGCTGCCCGCGGTAACAACGACGGCGAGTGGGCACTGGCGAACGTCGTCGACGACTTCGGGACCTACCTCGGCGAGTTCGGCGCGCTCGAACTCGACGGCGTCGACGTCGCGGTCTACCACGGGACGAGCGAGGGCATCGTCGACGCGCTCGTCGCCAGCGGCGACTACGACTACGTCGTCCGGGGCCACACCCACCAGCGCGTCCACGAGGAGCGCGACGGGACGGTCCACGTCAACCCCGGCGGGCTGCCGATTTCGGGCGCGGACGACGACTACTCGGTCGCGACGCTCGACACGGAGACGGGCGACATCGACTTCCAGAAGATCGGCTGA
- a CDS encoding protein-L-isoaspartate O-methyltransferase family protein translates to MDPAVLRDDMVDGLEDALSGELVDEAVAMAMRTVPRHDFVADRAYENRASERGGTRVLAPETVARMLSALDADEEQDTLVVGAGVGYTSAVVADLVGGRHVHAVDINRSAVIDARENLQKAGYDAVLVDCRDGARGLPEYAPFDRILVEAASVRPPQTLLDQLADDGRLVMPMGGPEQTLVAVEPDPATGYDVVGEFGPAAFNPLLVDGEQAGGLSRNRTEREDREFAQQGYFAPSGWEYEWVDWDERLDGR, encoded by the coding sequence ATGGACCCCGCCGTGCTCCGCGACGACATGGTCGACGGACTGGAGGATGCACTGTCCGGCGAACTCGTCGACGAAGCCGTCGCCATGGCGATGCGCACCGTCCCCCGCCACGACTTCGTCGCCGACCGTGCCTACGAGAACCGCGCCAGCGAACGCGGTGGAACCCGCGTCCTCGCCCCCGAAACCGTCGCTCGGATGCTCTCGGCACTCGACGCCGACGAGGAACAGGATACCCTCGTCGTCGGCGCGGGCGTCGGCTACACGTCTGCTGTCGTCGCCGACCTCGTCGGCGGCCGCCACGTCCACGCCGTCGACATCAACCGGAGCGCGGTCATCGACGCGCGTGAAAACCTACAGAAAGCGGGCTACGACGCCGTCCTCGTCGACTGCCGCGACGGCGCGCGCGGCCTCCCCGAGTACGCCCCCTTCGACCGCATCCTCGTCGAAGCCGCGTCGGTTCGGCCGCCGCAGACGCTCTTGGATCAACTGGCCGACGACGGCCGGCTCGTCATGCCGATGGGCGGTCCCGAACAGACGCTCGTCGCCGTGGAACCCGACCCTGCGACCGGCTACGACGTCGTCGGCGAGTTCGGTCCCGCGGCGTTCAACCCCCTGCTCGTCGACGGCGAGCAGGCTGGCGGTCTCTCGCGCAACCGGACGGAACGCGAGGACCGCGAGTTCGCCCAGCAGGGCTACTTCGCCCCCTCCGGCTGGGAGTACGAGTGGGTCGACTGGGACGAGCGGCTAGACGGTCGGTAG
- a CDS encoding Hsp20/alpha crystallin family protein produces the protein MDRDDRDDPFDNIFDEIERMMSGMTGGTRDQTGFATETHVDVFDEGDVIRLVADLPGVDKDAIELKCDGEVLTISAASDRREYDERIRLPARVDEHSAKASFNNGVLQVTLDRIEDSAAIDVE, from the coding sequence ATGGATAGAGACGACCGTGACGACCCGTTCGACAACATCTTCGACGAGATCGAACGGATGATGAGCGGCATGACCGGTGGCACGCGCGACCAGACCGGATTCGCCACCGAAACCCACGTCGACGTCTTCGACGAGGGTGACGTCATCCGACTCGTTGCGGACCTCCCCGGCGTCGACAAGGACGCAATCGAACTGAAGTGCGACGGCGAAGTGCTGACCATCAGCGCGGCCTCCGACCGCCGCGAGTACGACGAACGCATCCGGCTCCCGGCCCGCGTCGACGAACACTCCGCGAAGGCGTCGTTCAACAACGGCGTCCTGCAGGTGACACTCGACCGCATCGAGGACTCGGCCGCCATCGACGTCGAGTAA
- the gap gene encoding type I glyceraldehyde-3-phosphate dehydrogenase has product MSEKSYLDAGDVADDEVVRVGLNGFGRIGRNVFRAVLEDPRIELAGINDVMDFEDMEYLAKYDTVMGELAGVELEDEHLTIGGTSVPLFNEQSPAELPWDELDVDVALECTGIFRTFDDASEHLKGGADKVVISAPPKGDKPVKQLVYGVNHDEYDGEDVVSNASCTTNSVTPVAKVLDEQFGINSGLLTTVHAYTGSQNLIDGPKGKKRRGRAAAENIVPTTTGAAQAATEILPQLDGKLDGMAIRVPVPNGSITELVVDLEGNPSAEEINEAFRDAADNELAGVLGYTDDEVVSSDILGWPFSSTVDLQSTNVVNDGEMAKILTWYDNEYGFSNRMLDMASFVKSE; this is encoded by the coding sequence ATGAGTGAAAAATCGTACCTCGACGCAGGCGACGTCGCCGACGACGAAGTCGTCCGTGTCGGACTGAACGGCTTCGGCCGCATCGGCCGCAACGTCTTCCGTGCTGTGCTCGAGGACCCGCGCATCGAACTCGCGGGCATCAACGACGTGATGGACTTCGAGGACATGGAGTATCTCGCGAAGTACGACACCGTCATGGGCGAACTCGCGGGTGTCGAACTCGAAGACGAACATCTGACTATCGGCGGCACGTCGGTCCCGCTGTTCAACGAGCAGAGTCCCGCCGAACTGCCGTGGGACGAACTCGACGTCGACGTCGCTCTGGAGTGTACGGGTATCTTCCGGACGTTCGACGACGCGAGCGAGCATCTGAAGGGCGGCGCGGACAAGGTCGTCATCTCGGCCCCGCCGAAGGGTGACAAGCCCGTCAAGCAGCTCGTCTACGGCGTCAACCACGACGAGTACGACGGCGAGGACGTCGTCTCCAACGCCTCCTGTACGACCAACAGCGTCACACCGGTCGCGAAGGTGCTCGACGAGCAGTTCGGCATCAACTCCGGCCTGCTGACGACGGTTCACGCCTACACGGGCAGCCAGAACCTCATCGACGGCCCGAAGGGCAAGAAGCGTCGTGGCCGCGCCGCCGCCGAGAACATCGTCCCGACGACGACCGGTGCCGCACAGGCCGCCACCGAGATTCTCCCGCAGCTCGACGGCAAGCTCGACGGGATGGCGATCCGTGTTCCTGTCCCGAACGGCTCCATCACGGAACTCGTCGTCGACCTCGAGGGCAACCCGAGTGCCGAAGAGATCAACGAGGCCTTCCGCGACGCCGCGGACAACGAACTCGCCGGCGTCCTCGGCTACACGGACGACGAGGTCGTCTCCTCGGACATCCTCGGCTGGCCGTTCTCGTCCACTGTGGACCTCCAGTCGACGAACGTCGTCAACGACGGCGAGATGGCGAAGATCCTCACCTGGTACGACAACGAGTACGGCTTCTCGAACCGGATGCTCGACATGGCGTCGTTCGTCAAGTCCGAGTAA
- a CDS encoding 50S ribosomal protein L16, which produces MSDKPASMYRQFDNRPYTRREYITGIPGSKIAQHNMGNLQTGPEDYPVQISLRVEEEAQIRHGSLESARLSANRLLLKHVGQPNYKMVLRKFPHHVLRENKQATGAGADRVSDGMRQAFGKPVGTAARVNRNDAVFTAYCNVEDAEVVKDAFRRAYNKMTPPCRIVVEKGEELLVR; this is translated from the coding sequence CTCCATGTACCGGCAGTTCGACAACCGTCCGTACACGCGACGGGAGTACATCACGGGCATTCCCGGCTCGAAGATCGCCCAGCACAACATGGGTAACCTGCAGACGGGTCCCGAGGACTACCCGGTGCAGATCAGCCTGCGCGTCGAGGAAGAAGCGCAGATCCGCCACGGCTCGCTCGAATCGGCACGTCTGTCGGCCAACCGCCTGCTCCTGAAGCACGTCGGCCAGCCGAACTACAAGATGGTGCTCCGCAAGTTCCCCCACCACGTCCTGCGTGAGAACAAGCAGGCAACCGGTGCGGGTGCGGACCGTGTCTCCGACGGGATGCGTCAGGCCTTCGGGAAGCCGGTCGGCACGGCCGCCCGTGTCAACCGCAACGACGCCGTCTTCACGGCCTACTGTAACGTCGAGGACGCCGAAGTCGTCAAGGACGCCTTCCGCCGCGCCTACAACAAGATGACGCCGCCGTGTCGCATCGTCGTCGAGAAGGGCGAAGAGCTGCTCGTCCGGTAG
- a CDS encoding type II glyceraldehyde-3-phosphate dehydrogenase, which produces MIKVGVNGYGTIGKRVADAVRAQPDMKLVGVAKTRPNYEAEAAVRKGYPLYAAIPDKSDAFRQAGIDLAGEVDDLVLQSDVVVDCTPSGIGEKNRELYDRYDTRALFQGGEDADVVDASFNARANYDNARPDDVRFVRVVSCNTTGLSRLMAPLQETFGVEKARVTLIRRGGDPADATRGPINDILPDPVTVPSHHGPDVNTIFPDLDIDTVGVKVPATLMHLHSVNVTLESEPTTEEVRELLSDESRLFLVPGVAGIDGTGQLKEFAMDTGRPRGDLWENCIWGESISMEGDDLYLFQSIHQESDVIPENVDAIRAVMDAADQRESMERTDDNLGVGLESVFGGIRKRITPRDVNADD; this is translated from the coding sequence ATGATCAAGGTCGGCGTAAACGGGTACGGGACCATCGGCAAACGCGTTGCGGACGCAGTTCGAGCACAACCCGACATGAAGCTGGTCGGGGTCGCCAAGACCCGACCGAACTACGAGGCCGAGGCCGCGGTACGGAAGGGATATCCGCTCTACGCGGCCATCCCCGACAAATCCGACGCCTTCCGTCAGGCCGGAATCGACCTCGCGGGCGAGGTCGACGACCTCGTCCTCCAGTCGGACGTCGTCGTCGACTGCACCCCCTCCGGCATCGGCGAGAAGAACCGCGAACTCTACGACCGCTACGACACCCGCGCGCTCTTTCAGGGCGGCGAGGACGCCGACGTGGTCGACGCGAGCTTCAACGCCCGCGCCAACTACGACAACGCCCGCCCCGACGACGTGCGGTTCGTCCGCGTCGTCTCCTGCAACACGACCGGTCTCTCTCGGCTGATGGCTCCCCTTCAGGAGACCTTCGGCGTCGAAAAGGCCCGGGTCACCCTCATCCGTCGCGGCGGCGACCCGGCCGACGCGACCCGCGGCCCCATCAACGACATCCTCCCCGACCCCGTCACCGTCCCCTCCCACCACGGTCCCGACGTCAACACCATCTTCCCGGATCTGGACATCGACACCGTCGGCGTCAAAGTGCCCGCGACGCTGATGCATCTCCACAGCGTCAACGTCACGCTCGAATCCGAGCCGACCACCGAGGAGGTCCGCGAGCTCCTCTCCGACGAGTCGCGGCTCTTCCTCGTCCCCGGCGTCGCCGGTATCGACGGCACGGGACAGCTGAAAGAGTTCGCGATGGACACCGGCCGTCCCCGCGGCGACCTCTGGGAGAACTGCATCTGGGGCGAGTCGATTTCGATGGAGGGCGACGACCTGTATCTCTTCCAGTCGATTCACCAGGAGTCCGACGTCATCCCCGAGAACGTCGACGCTATTCGAGCTGTCATGGACGCGGCCGACCAGCGCGAGAGCATGGAACGGACCGACGACAACCTCGGCGTCGGGCTGGAGAGCGTCTTCGGCGGCATCCGCAAGCGCATCACGCCGCGGGACGTCAACGCCGACGACTGA
- a CDS encoding nucleotidyltransferase domain-containing protein translates to MSELGGWSRDELARLASVVVGDEGEPGFYAVAGSHIYGFAADDSDVDLRGFHVADAARYLLLDQPAEQLSADPERAATSTAAADVDVVSYELRTFATHLARANFTTLELVFDGLVVADEQPADLDALRSLVEERLPLDVPSQYVGMARHQYERSVAASTVSERPSAKEYLYGVRGLLAAHYVAEERTIESDVRVLSDAVLGDTGVVDTLVAAKRGERELDGDVASDAERLMGELLETAPVDEDDSRVDKADYRAALDEWMLGVRGVEWG, encoded by the coding sequence ATGAGCGAGCTCGGTGGCTGGTCCCGCGACGAGTTGGCTCGGCTGGCGAGCGTCGTCGTCGGTGACGAGGGCGAGCCGGGCTTCTACGCCGTCGCTGGCAGCCATATCTATGGCTTCGCGGCCGACGACAGCGACGTCGACCTCCGTGGCTTTCACGTCGCCGACGCGGCTCGCTACCTGCTGCTCGACCAACCCGCCGAACAGCTGTCGGCCGACCCCGAGCGAGCGGCGACGTCGACGGCCGCCGCCGACGTCGACGTCGTGAGCTACGAACTCCGGACGTTCGCGACGCATCTCGCGCGGGCGAACTTCACCACGCTCGAACTCGTCTTCGACGGTCTCGTCGTCGCCGACGAACAGCCCGCTGACCTCGACGCGCTCCGGTCGCTCGTCGAGGAACGGCTGCCGCTGGACGTGCCGAGTCAATACGTCGGGATGGCTCGCCACCAGTACGAGCGGTCGGTGGCGGCGTCGACCGTGAGCGAGAGACCGTCGGCGAAAGAGTATCTGTACGGCGTTCGGGGGCTGCTCGCCGCCCACTACGTCGCCGAAGAACGAACCATCGAGTCGGACGTGCGCGTGCTCTCGGACGCAGTGCTCGGCGACACTGGCGTGGTCGACACACTGGTGGCGGCGAAACGAGGCGAAAGAGAACTCGACGGCGACGTCGCAAGCGACGCGGAACGGCTGATGGGCGAGCTGTTGGAGACGGCACCCGTTGACGAAGACGACAGCCGTGTCGACAAAGCGGACTACCGTGCCGCGCTGGACGAGTGGATGCTCGGCGTGCGTGGAGTCGAGTGGGGCTGA
- a CDS encoding phosphoglycerate kinase: MTFKTLDDLDAGQRVLVRLDLNSPVEDGEVQDNRRFDRHATTVQELADRGDRVVLMAHQGRPGGDDFVSLEQHADILAGHIGMDVKFVADTYGDEAIEAIRGLEAGEVLLLENTRMLDEELPEEDPEVKAETEFVQTLSQEFDAYVNDAYSAAHRKHASLVGFPLVLPSYAGRVMESEYEANSSIATQEFEGDVTMVVGGTKATDVIGVMNALDEKVDQFLLGGIAGELFLRAAGHEVGYDVGGMDLFDDQWEANEDLIRSILDEKGDQIVLATDLAYEDDNDERAEVPVANITEKDTGYLDVGSDTVATYTPYIHDSEAVFVKGALGLFEDERFAVGTVGVLEAIAETDCFSVVGGGDTSRAIEMYGMSEDDFSHVSIAGGAYIRAMTGESLPAVELLQSN, translated from the coding sequence ATGACGTTCAAGACGCTCGACGACCTCGACGCCGGACAGCGCGTCCTCGTCCGCCTCGACCTCAACTCCCCCGTCGAGGACGGCGAAGTGCAGGACAACCGCCGGTTCGACCGCCACGCGACGACGGTGCAGGAACTCGCCGACCGCGGCGACAGAGTCGTCCTGATGGCCCACCAGGGCCGTCCCGGCGGCGACGACTTCGTCTCGCTCGAACAGCACGCCGACATCCTCGCGGGCCACATCGGAATGGATGTCAAGTTCGTCGCCGACACCTACGGCGACGAGGCAATCGAGGCCATCCGCGGGCTGGAAGCAGGTGAAGTCCTCCTCCTCGAAAACACCCGGATGCTCGACGAGGAACTGCCCGAGGAAGACCCGGAGGTCAAAGCTGAGACCGAGTTCGTGCAGACTCTCTCGCAGGAGTTCGACGCCTACGTCAACGACGCCTACTCGGCAGCCCACCGCAAGCACGCCTCGCTCGTCGGCTTCCCGCTCGTCCTTCCCAGCTATGCGGGCCGCGTCATGGAGTCGGAGTACGAGGCCAACTCCTCCATCGCGACCCAGGAGTTCGAGGGCGACGTGACGATGGTCGTCGGCGGCACGAAGGCTACCGACGTCATCGGCGTGATGAACGCACTCGACGAGAAGGTCGACCAGTTCCTGCTCGGCGGCATTGCGGGCGAACTCTTCCTCCGCGCTGCGGGTCACGAGGTCGGCTACGACGTCGGCGGCATGGACCTCTTCGACGACCAGTGGGAGGCGAACGAGGACCTCATCCGGAGCATTCTCGACGAGAAGGGTGACCAGATCGTCCTCGCGACCGACCTCGCCTACGAGGACGACAACGACGAGCGCGCCGAGGTTCCGGTCGCCAACATCACCGAGAAGGATACCGGCTACCTCGACGTCGGCAGCGACACCGTCGCGACCTACACGCCCTACATCCACGACTCCGAGGCCGTCTTCGTCAAGGGCGCGCTGGGTCTGTTCGAGGACGAGCGGTTCGCCGTCGGCACCGTGGGCGTGCTCGAAGCCATCGCCGAGACCGACTGCTTCTCCGTCGTCGGCGGCGGCGACACCTCCCGCGCCATCGAGATGTACGGCATGAGCGAGGACGACTTCTCGCACGTCTCCATCGCGGGCGGGGCCTACATCCGCGCGATGACAGGTGAGTCGCTGCCAGCCGTCGAACTGCTGCAGTCGAACTGA
- a CDS encoding methyltransferase domain-containing protein, with amino-acid sequence MPTQERGGLPLDGLVLLWAARRSGVLDALLESAGTPEEVAETAGVTEHAARVTVDGLEAMGFLKQVGSEYEITNRTLGFLAKRDVRSIGRLSHALDVFDLWTALPETMASGEEPPKPADWTRNRLGAQAATDETVVRACVTAAVREAPEATRTLDVAGGSGVYAREFVARGHEVMLADDPDVVDVVSPLLEPTAVDLATTELPSLSGLDGSFGLAVGVDALRRFDPGEAATLVASAADTLAPGGTLVFVDVFAREDESANADDAIAVAVDALATGEGALHAETAVREWFEAAGLADVVVRDVPGASRQAVVGHKPGDG; translated from the coding sequence ATGCCTACCCAAGAGCGCGGCGGTCTCCCACTCGACGGACTCGTGTTGCTCTGGGCCGCCCGACGCAGCGGTGTCCTCGACGCCCTGCTGGAGAGTGCCGGCACCCCCGAGGAGGTCGCCGAGACGGCGGGCGTCACCGAACACGCCGCCCGCGTGACCGTCGACGGTCTCGAAGCGATGGGCTTTCTGAAGCAGGTCGGTTCGGAGTACGAGATCACGAACCGCACGCTCGGCTTCCTCGCGAAGCGGGACGTCCGCTCCATCGGCCGCCTGTCGCACGCGCTGGACGTGTTCGACCTCTGGACCGCGCTGCCGGAGACGATGGCCTCGGGCGAGGAACCTCCGAAACCTGCCGACTGGACGCGCAACCGACTCGGCGCGCAAGCCGCCACCGACGAGACAGTCGTCCGCGCTTGCGTGACCGCCGCCGTCCGCGAGGCTCCCGAGGCGACCCGCACCCTCGACGTCGCCGGTGGGTCGGGCGTCTACGCGCGTGAGTTCGTCGCCCGCGGCCACGAGGTGATGCTCGCCGACGACCCCGACGTCGTCGATGTCGTCTCGCCGCTACTCGAACCGACCGCTGTCGACCTCGCGACGACGGAACTGCCGTCGCTGTCCGGTCTCGACGGTTCCTTCGGCCTCGCGGTCGGCGTCGACGCCCTTCGGCGGTTCGACCCCGGCGAGGCCGCCACTCTCGTCGCCAGCGCGGCCGACACGCTCGCACCGGGAGGAACGCTCGTCTTCGTCGACGTGTTCGCGCGCGAGGACGAGTCCGCGAACGCGGACGATGCCATCGCCGTCGCGGTCGACGCGCTCGCGACCGGTGAGGGCGCGCTCCACGCTGAGACAGCCGTCCGCGAGTGGTTCGAGGCGGCTGGGCTGGCCGACGTCGTCGTCCGCGACGTTCCCGGGGCGTCTCGGCAGGCGGTCGTCGGCCACAAACCGGGCGACGGCTGA
- a CDS encoding DUF7382 domain-containing protein, which yields MFDSLGRFGRENSFHGDERAIEGLPIRLVIALVVGVASLSVMMSMLGGLSGLTVTELDARPTDEVVTPGEQSIELTVVGADGDPVSDATVVVKGGTADIDGVETAETDASGKATVTVAPELRANQEDGTLVIDIKPPAGSEFADERGNTKILVVRE from the coding sequence ATGTTCGACAGTCTCGGCCGCTTCGGTCGCGAGAACAGCTTCCACGGGGACGAACGCGCAATCGAGGGGTTGCCGATCCGGCTCGTCATCGCCCTCGTCGTCGGCGTCGCCAGCCTCTCGGTGATGATGAGTATGCTCGGCGGGCTCAGCGGGCTCACGGTCACGGAACTCGACGCCCGCCCTACCGACGAAGTCGTCACACCCGGCGAGCAGAGCATCGAGCTGACCGTCGTCGGTGCCGACGGTGATCCCGTCTCGGACGCGACGGTCGTCGTCAAGGGTGGCACCGCCGACATCGACGGCGTCGAGACGGCCGAGACGGACGCGAGCGGCAAAGCCACGGTAACGGTCGCGCCCGAACTCCGGGCGAATCAGGAGGACGGCACGCTCGTCATCGACATCAAGCCACCCGCCGGGAGCGAGTTCGCCGACGAGCGGGGGAACACGAAGATACTGGTCGTCAGAGAATAG
- a CDS encoding ATP-grasp domain-containing protein translates to MLRLAVTTRAETFERMADPLADRDIDVVHVQAKERTLSLTGDPDLPDVDVGFVYPSRLMEGGVVDTLLDVPWVNDREAILTSRNKAGVLAALSQAGIPVPETTLVSNPVDESELVDAVGQLTEPGGLGADTPVVVKPNSTTRGTGIAKATDLDSLLGTVDYLNLVHDYRATGDRAYLLQEYLPDARDYRAMVVDGEFVGAVERRLPENAVAEGRWKHNVHRGAEAVGVDLPDEHRRLAERAAEVLDIPYLGVDLLETEERLVVNETNARPTIDAATKYEPGFYDKLAAMVRRRTGE, encoded by the coding sequence ATGCTACGCCTCGCGGTTACCACCCGCGCGGAGACGTTCGAGCGGATGGCCGACCCGCTCGCCGACCGTGACATCGACGTCGTCCACGTCCAGGCCAAAGAGCGAACGCTGTCGCTGACGGGCGACCCCGACCTCCCTGACGTCGACGTCGGCTTCGTCTACCCCTCCCGACTGATGGAAGGTGGCGTCGTCGACACGCTGCTCGACGTCCCGTGGGTGAACGACCGCGAGGCGATTCTCACTTCCCGCAACAAGGCGGGCGTTCTCGCCGCTCTGTCGCAGGCCGGGATTCCTGTCCCCGAGACGACGCTGGTCTCGAACCCCGTCGACGAGTCGGAACTGGTCGACGCCGTCGGGCAGTTAACCGAGCCTGGCGGTCTCGGTGCCGACACCCCTGTCGTCGTCAAACCCAACTCGACGACTCGGGGAACGGGCATCGCGAAGGCGACGGACCTCGACTCGCTTCTCGGCACTGTCGACTACCTCAACCTCGTCCACGACTACCGGGCGACGGGCGACCGCGCGTATCTCTTACAGGAGTATCTCCCCGACGCTCGCGACTACCGGGCGATGGTCGTCGACGGCGAGTTCGTCGGCGCGGTCGAACGCCGGTTGCCCGAGAACGCCGTCGCCGAAGGCCGGTGGAAGCACAACGTCCACCGCGGCGCGGAGGCCGTCGGCGTCGACCTGCCCGACGAGCACCGACGACTCGCCGAGCGCGCGGCGGAAGTCCTCGACATCCCGTATCTCGGTGTCGACCTCCTGGAGACCGAAGAGAGGCTGGTGGTCAACGAGACGAACGCCCGGCCGACCATCGACGCGGCGACGAAGTACGAACCCGGCTTCTACGACAAACTGGCCGCGATGGTTCGGCGGCGGACGGGCGAGTGA
- a CDS encoding aminopeptidase — MSDHSEAALRDAAETAIRQCMNLQADESCVVVTDDKRRPIGEALYEVASEITADAAILCYPPGSQHGEEPPAPVAAAMAEADVFLAPTTKSLSHTRARGAANDAGARGATLPGITEEVMVVGLDADYSAIAQHCDDVLEQVHEAEEIRVTTPKGTDITFTPGDREWFADTGMVHDPGEFSNLPAGEVFVSPEDVNGTYVVDGTMMPYGLLDEGQELRFEVEDGYVTEISDDEVRKQVETAAEDVGQDAYNLAELGIGTNVGVDELVGSVLLDEKAAGTVHIAIGDDAGIGGDTDAPLHLDGILTDPTVYADGEVVDLPTVERP, encoded by the coding sequence ATGAGCGACCACTCCGAGGCGGCACTCCGCGACGCCGCCGAGACCGCCATCCGCCAGTGCATGAACCTCCAGGCCGACGAGAGCTGCGTCGTCGTCACCGACGACAAGCGTCGGCCCATCGGCGAGGCACTGTACGAGGTGGCGAGCGAGATCACGGCCGACGCGGCCATCCTCTGCTACCCGCCGGGCAGCCAGCACGGCGAGGAGCCACCCGCACCCGTCGCCGCCGCGATGGCTGAGGCCGACGTCTTTCTCGCCCCGACGACGAAGAGCCTGAGCCACACCCGCGCTCGCGGCGCGGCCAACGACGCCGGTGCGCGCGGCGCGACCCTGCCCGGCATCACCGAGGAGGTGATGGTAGTTGGTCTCGACGCCGACTACAGTGCCATCGCCCAACACTGCGACGACGTGCTCGAGCAGGTCCACGAGGCCGAGGAGATCCGCGTCACCACACCGAAGGGTACGGACATCACCTTCACGCCGGGCGACCGCGAGTGGTTCGCCGACACCGGGATGGTCCACGACCCCGGCGAGTTCTCGAACCTCCCTGCCGGCGAGGTGTTCGTGAGTCCCGAAGACGTCAACGGCACCTACGTCGTCGACGGGACGATGATGCCCTACGGGCTCCTCGACGAGGGACAGGAGCTCCGCTTCGAGGTCGAAGACGGCTACGTCACCGAAATTAGCGACGACGAAGTCCGGAAACAGGTCGAGACGGCCGCCGAAGACGTCGGACAGGACGCTTACAACCTCGCGGAACTCGGCATCGGCACGAACGTCGGCGTCGACGAACTCGTCGGCTCGGTCCTGCTCGACGAGAAGGCCGCGGGCACGGTCCACATCGCCATCGGCGACGACGCCGGTATCGGCGGCGACACGGACGCCCCGCTGCATCTCGACGGGATTCTGACGGACCCGACGGTCTATGCTGACGGCGAGGTCGTAGACCTCCCGACTGTCGAGCGGCCGTAG